In one Prosthecochloris aestuarii DSM 271 genomic region, the following are encoded:
- a CDS encoding radical SAM/SPASM domain-containing protein, producing MLIWSQYNTLFTSERGGSFLYNAMSNCLLELDQAHFDSLRQLENNPGHAEENIGDAFSELLREKHVLVEEEENEKLLQIKQYQRNCNCYGQQDLSLTICPTLACNFSCPYCFETSRDDTTVMHDATISNLVAFMQQRADTRKIHLDWYGGEPTLAFDVIETITRRVLEKGLRLEGAQLITNGYLLDQEKIDRLNELKIDTVQVTLDGPERIHDKRRTLKNHAPTFGAIIANIDRLMESSFNGQCLIRVNVDKTNKDHFAGLHRSLSDRYSEKNVTIYAATLKDTTPETLDVHEWAQYCLDLYWQHGITTKYMVYPKNNESGLCLAHYSNSFVAGPRGELYKCWEDVGCSPEIVGNVNDSNPVTNHDVLARYSVAADPFLNASCVACRFLPICTEACPKKRVQNQSIPTTEKANNICTHFKDYLIGYMEIAYDIFTTSQQCRALLSKTTRPLSQKGFRVIFPARETSID from the coding sequence ATGCTCATATGGTCACAATACAACACCCTGTTCACATCAGAACGGGGTGGATCTTTCCTCTATAACGCCATGTCGAACTGCCTGCTCGAACTCGACCAGGCTCATTTTGACTCCCTCAGGCAACTCGAAAACAATCCCGGTCATGCCGAAGAGAACATCGGGGATGCATTCTCTGAACTCCTGAGAGAAAAGCATGTGCTTGTTGAGGAGGAAGAAAACGAAAAGCTGCTGCAGATCAAACAGTATCAGCGCAACTGCAACTGTTACGGACAACAAGACCTTTCGCTCACCATCTGCCCGACCCTGGCATGCAACTTCAGTTGTCCCTACTGCTTTGAAACGAGCAGAGATGACACAACCGTCATGCACGATGCAACCATATCAAACCTGGTAGCATTCATGCAGCAGAGGGCGGACACCCGAAAGATCCATCTTGACTGGTATGGAGGAGAACCGACCTTGGCTTTTGATGTCATAGAAACCATAACGCGGAGAGTTCTTGAGAAGGGTTTGCGCCTGGAAGGCGCCCAGCTCATCACCAACGGCTACCTCCTGGATCAGGAAAAAATCGACCGGCTGAATGAACTGAAAATCGATACCGTTCAGGTGACGCTTGACGGCCCTGAACGCATCCACGACAAAAGACGTACACTGAAGAACCATGCACCAACCTTTGGTGCGATCATTGCCAATATCGACCGGTTAATGGAATCCTCCTTCAACGGTCAATGCCTGATCAGGGTCAATGTCGACAAAACCAACAAAGACCATTTCGCGGGCCTGCACAGAAGCCTTTCGGATCGATACAGCGAAAAAAATGTGACGATATATGCTGCAACACTGAAGGATACGACCCCGGAAACGCTCGACGTGCATGAATGGGCCCAATACTGCCTCGATCTCTACTGGCAGCACGGCATCACAACCAAATACATGGTCTATCCAAAAAACAATGAATCAGGATTGTGCCTTGCGCATTACAGCAATTCGTTTGTTGCCGGTCCTCGCGGAGAGCTCTACAAGTGCTGGGAAGATGTTGGCTGCAGCCCGGAGATCGTCGGAAACGTCAATGACAGCAACCCCGTCACCAATCATGACGTTTTGGCACGCTACAGCGTTGCGGCCGATCCATTTTTAAACGCATCCTGCGTCGCATGCAGGTTTCTTCCGATCTGCACTGAAGCGTGTCCCAAAAAGCGCGTCCAAAACCAATCCATCCCGACCACAGAAAAAGCCAACAACATCTGCACGCACTTCAAGGATTATCTCATCGGCTACATGGAGATCGCTTACGACATATTCACGACATCGCAACAGTGCCGCGCCCTTCTCAGCAAAACGACCCGGCCGTTATCGCAAAAAGGGTTTCGCGTGATTTTTCCTGCCAGAGAGACATCAATCGATTGA
- a CDS encoding Nif11-like leader peptide family RiPP precursor, translating to MSMEQAKAAIDRMKTDKVFNQEVMAISDPARRIEHLKKVGFECTEEEFIRLIDHDHDLRNDCPNTGMVINFDPNKVGLK from the coding sequence ATGTCGATGGAGCAGGCAAAAGCGGCAATTGACAGAATGAAGACCGATAAGGTTTTCAACCAGGAGGTCATGGCTATTTCAGACCCCGCAAGGCGTATCGAGCATCTCAAGAAGGTGGGATTTGAGTGCACTGAGGAGGAGTTCATTCGTTTGATTGATCACGACCACGATCTGAGAAACGATTGTCCTAACACGGGGATGGTCATTAATTTTGATCCCAATAAGGTAGGGCTCAAATAA
- a CDS encoding ATP-binding cassette domain-containing protein, whose product MVLLTVEAISKQYGLKTLFNDVSFGIDEKDKIGLIGANGSGKSTLLKIIAGAETPDSGKVMATKQKRIAWLPQDSPYNPDDTVLEAVLTSGDPVLSLVYQYEVACKELERTGGMDDKVIDRVSNLSHELDVNRAWELEATVKSVLGKLGLNDETAKMGTLSGGQRKRVALAHALVMPSDALILDEPTNHLDADSVEWLEKYLSRYQGAVILVTHDRYFLDRVANRMIELDGQTANTYTGGYTSYLQQKAEKEEQDARADRKKQALVRQELEWMRSGCKARTTKQKARIQRAEGLINERGRGEQQELKTDFGADRLGNKIIELHNVSKSWDGTPLINSFEYFVQKGDRIGIIGPNGSGKTTLLDLITGRIEPDSGHIDIGKTVKIGYYDQMSRGLDDSKRVIDYIKEEAEQVKLKDGTELSASKMLERFLFEPSVQYNLIGNLSGGERRRLYLLKQLIVSPNVLLLDEPTNDLDIPTLQVLEDFLDSWPGCVIAVSHDRYFLDRVVDHVFVFEDNGHIREYPGNYSVYLELKAQGGASAEKPQKKERSAAKPSEARKKSPSAQPKLGYKEARELSALEKKIAQTEKRQEAVAAALNAAGSDFGKVQELSEELQNLQAELNADMTRWAELADRA is encoded by the coding sequence ATGGTTCTTTTAACGGTTGAAGCTATCAGCAAGCAGTACGGGTTAAAAACCCTTTTTAATGATGTATCGTTCGGTATCGATGAGAAAGACAAGATTGGTCTTATCGGGGCTAACGGCAGCGGAAAGAGCACGCTGTTAAAGATCATCGCAGGGGCGGAGACGCCTGATTCGGGCAAGGTGATGGCAACGAAGCAGAAGCGGATTGCCTGGCTCCCGCAGGATTCTCCCTACAATCCGGACGATACGGTGCTTGAAGCGGTGCTTACGTCGGGTGACCCGGTGCTGAGCCTGGTTTATCAGTATGAGGTGGCCTGTAAAGAGCTTGAAAGAACAGGCGGGATGGACGACAAGGTGATCGACAGGGTGAGCAATCTGTCGCATGAGCTTGACGTGAACCGGGCATGGGAACTTGAGGCGACCGTCAAATCGGTACTGGGGAAGCTGGGTCTCAATGACGAGACGGCAAAGATGGGAACCCTGTCGGGTGGGCAGCGCAAACGCGTTGCTCTGGCTCATGCGCTGGTGATGCCGAGCGACGCGCTGATTCTCGATGAACCGACAAACCATCTCGATGCCGATAGCGTGGAGTGGCTCGAGAAGTACCTGAGCCGCTACCAGGGCGCGGTGATTCTGGTGACGCACGACCGGTATTTTCTTGATCGTGTTGCCAACCGCATGATTGAACTTGACGGGCAAACAGCCAATACCTATACCGGCGGCTACACGAGCTACCTCCAGCAGAAGGCCGAAAAAGAGGAGCAGGATGCCAGAGCGGATCGCAAAAAACAGGCGCTTGTCCGCCAGGAGCTTGAGTGGATGCGTTCGGGATGCAAGGCCCGCACGACCAAGCAGAAAGCCCGTATTCAGCGCGCTGAGGGGCTTATCAACGAGCGGGGAAGAGGGGAGCAGCAGGAGTTGAAAACGGATTTCGGGGCCGATCGACTTGGCAACAAGATTATCGAACTGCACAATGTTTCGAAGTCGTGGGACGGGACGCCTCTCATCAACTCATTTGAATATTTTGTGCAGAAGGGTGACCGTATCGGTATTATCGGTCCGAACGGCTCGGGGAAAACCACGCTGCTTGATCTGATAACCGGCAGGATAGAGCCGGACAGCGGCCATATCGATATAGGCAAGACGGTAAAAATCGGCTATTACGACCAGATGAGCCGTGGCCTTGATGACTCCAAGCGGGTGATCGATTATATCAAGGAGGAGGCCGAGCAGGTCAAGCTCAAGGATGGGACCGAACTTTCGGCTTCCAAAATGCTTGAGCGTTTTCTTTTTGAGCCCTCTGTGCAGTATAACCTGATCGGCAACCTTTCGGGCGGTGAACGCCGCAGGCTCTATCTTCTGAAGCAGCTCATCGTGTCGCCTAATGTGCTGCTGCTTGATGAGCCGACCAACGATCTCGATATTCCGACCCTTCAGGTCCTCGAGGATTTTCTTGACTCATGGCCGGGATGCGTCATCGCGGTCAGCCACGATCGCTATTTCCTTGACAGGGTTGTCGATCATGTGTTTGTCTTTGAGGACAACGGCCATATCCGCGAGTATCCCGGCAACTACAGCGTTTATCTTGAACTGAAGGCTCAGGGGGGCGCCAGCGCAGAGAAGCCGCAGAAAAAAGAGCGGTCGGCAGCCAAGCCCTCTGAAGCGCGAAAAAAAAGCCCCAGCGCACAGCCTAAGCTGGGGTATAAAGAGGCGCGTGAACTCTCGGCTCTGGAGAAGAAGATCGCTCAGACTGAAAAGCGGCAGGAGGCTGTTGCTGCAGCGCTCAATGCGGCTGGATCGGATTTCGGGAAGGTGCAGGAGCTTTCGGAGGAACTCCAGAACCTTCAGGCGGAACTCAATGCTGATATGACCCGTTGGGCTGAACTTGCTGACAGGGCGTAG
- a CDS encoding polymer-forming cytoskeletal protein: MTHASEKLVLFLILLVASMLQPQGATAQERGKTSWRTGTEVHIPTEERITEPLSVSAVSVTFDGISFQDITLAGINVNVSGIAEKKTTVIAANADLPGTFQDSLSCYGANVVLSGTYNGNVSIRAANLTITPAARINGNLSYATASIQGLENATIAGTITQVQIDAPEKDLQHMRLAMRRMAAAAAIGYWFLSLCALLLTGALLHGFFPQVTGQVLSTMSDASRASIGTGFTALVAVPATSLVIALTIAGIPVAAICMVSYGVLLYISQAYTGMWLGKKIFHRKKTQERSASFADLLSGTVILWLIGLIPVFGWLLNLFLFMLGMGALLQIIWQSIVNNRDTARRNPAN, from the coding sequence ATGACGCATGCTTCGGAAAAACTGGTGCTCTTCCTGATACTGCTTGTCGCATCCATGCTGCAGCCCCAGGGCGCGACAGCACAAGAGCGCGGCAAAACCAGCTGGCGCACAGGTACAGAAGTGCATATCCCAACTGAAGAACGTATTACTGAACCATTGAGCGTGTCGGCTGTTTCCGTCACGTTCGATGGCATATCGTTTCAGGATATCACACTTGCCGGAATCAATGTCAATGTCAGCGGTATCGCCGAAAAAAAAACTACGGTTATTGCTGCCAATGCCGATCTCCCCGGAACATTTCAGGACAGCCTCTCCTGCTATGGAGCCAACGTGGTTCTTTCGGGCACCTATAACGGCAATGTCTCCATCAGAGCGGCAAACCTTACCATTACCCCTGCAGCGAGAATCAATGGAAACCTCTCCTACGCGACTGCATCCATACAAGGACTGGAAAACGCCACTATAGCAGGGACAATCACCCAGGTCCAGATCGATGCACCTGAAAAAGATCTCCAGCACATGCGTCTGGCAATGAGACGGATGGCTGCCGCTGCTGCGATAGGATACTGGTTTCTGTCACTCTGCGCTCTTCTGTTGACAGGCGCTCTTTTGCACGGCTTCTTTCCGCAGGTTACCGGACAGGTACTCTCGACAATGAGCGATGCGTCGAGAGCAAGCATTGGAACAGGATTCACGGCACTTGTGGCCGTGCCTGCCACGTCACTCGTCATCGCATTAACAATCGCAGGAATACCTGTTGCCGCCATCTGTATGGTCTCCTACGGCGTCCTGCTCTACATCAGTCAGGCCTACACCGGCATGTGGCTCGGAAAAAAAATATTCCATCGAAAAAAGACACAAGAACGATCAGCCTCTTTTGCTGACCTGCTGTCAGGCACAGTCATCCTGTGGCTTATTGGCCTCATTCCCGTTTTCGGCTGGCTCCTGAACCTGTTTCTCTTCATGCTCGGCATGGGTGCGCTGCTTCAGATTATCTGGCAGAGCATCGTCAATAACCGCGATACAGCCAGGCGCAACCCTGCCAACTGA
- a CDS encoding YXWGXW repeat-containing protein yields the protein MIKKTRKLIPAAILGIALSSVADVAQADARISVHIDNIGAVLGVSDHRNDVYFDVYDTNLLFIPALGYFVSYGSPFDILFLDNFYYLHRYGHWYRSSSYGGPWIVIQSHRLPSRIRKHPWKTIYQYRDREYRKHKQHRWLRKHNYSDRYQRDYRYDSDRWNKNRRDQKSLRDDRKDNRSSRDLKRLDNRTSKDKKFNKSNNDNSYSNKRYEKTYKSRSDNRVNDNRKSDRDQKRSRDKYNNRYDKNEKGRDRDANRENTSWRGWR from the coding sequence ATGATAAAAAAGACCAGGAAACTTATTCCGGCAGCGATTCTCGGTATTGCGCTCAGCAGTGTAGCGGATGTGGCGCAGGCCGATGCGCGTATCAGCGTCCATATAGACAATATAGGAGCCGTGCTCGGTGTATCGGACCATCGCAACGACGTCTATTTCGATGTATACGACACCAATCTCCTCTTTATCCCCGCGCTGGGGTACTTTGTGTCCTACGGCTCCCCGTTCGACATTCTTTTCCTCGACAATTTTTACTATCTGCACCGCTACGGCCACTGGTACCGCTCCTCATCATATGGCGGTCCATGGATTGTCATTCAGTCCCACAGGCTTCCGTCGAGAATACGTAAACATCCGTGGAAAACAATCTATCAGTATCGCGACAGAGAGTACAGAAAACACAAACAGCACAGATGGCTCAGGAAGCACAACTACTCTGATCGCTATCAGAGGGACTATCGCTACGATAGCGATCGCTGGAACAAGAACCGCAGAGATCAGAAATCATTGCGCGACGACAGAAAGGACAACAGAAGCAGCAGGGATCTGAAAAGGCTGGATAACAGAACGAGCAAGGATAAGAAATTCAACAAGAGCAACAACGACAATTCATACTCTAACAAGAGGTATGAGAAAACCTACAAATCCAGAAGCGACAATCGCGTCAATGACAACAGGAAAAGCGACCGCGACCAGAAAAGAAGCCGCGATAAATACAACAACAGATACGACAAGAACGAAAAAGGAAGAGATCGGGATGCAAACCGGGAGAATACCTCCTGGCGGGGATGGAGGTAG
- a CDS encoding prolyl oligopeptidase family serine peptidase gives MKNYSSAIRSFLLCLFITSQPSFAGAKELQQPPKAAEIVVEETICDTTIADPFRYMENLENPVVKEWFRGQATYAQSMLQRIAGREELIEKMQEFDQRKKEKVYNLTISESNRYFYLKRSPSDETGKLFYRNGFKGKEHLLFDPETYASKPEIRYSIGKIAPSDDGETIVFSVAANGSENATLLIMDVTTAELYPEKIERCRFASPSWLPDGSGFLYNRMRSGEVRSMDVQMDSKIYLHTIGTSPVSDREIFSRATNPDLRTRKEDIPGMHYDKNSGCLFAFVHNVDQRMTVYYAPADSLRSSSIPWKPLFMPEDNVYDFEITDNDLYILTPQDAPNFKVIRTSLHEPDIRHAQTVIAETPDAVLTGFSLTSEGIYYSLSRNGVQAEVYRKDFNGEHHERLKLPFAAGTAAVSTRGFRFKDVWVLAAGWANDYKRYRYDADRKRFIKETLSSTARYPEYDDLVVEELMIPSHDGVEVPISLIYKKGLKKDGTNPLLFYGYGAYGNAITPFFSPAFLLWTYHGGIFAVAHVRGGGELGDQWHKDGMKTTKSNTWLDLISLAEYSIRQGYSSPEHIAVNSASAGGILVGRAMTQRPELFAAVIPQVGAMNPLRGENTPNGPVNAPEFGTVNNPRECRALITMDPYLNIRKGIDYPAALITAGINDPRVIAWQPAKFAARLQAATTSGKPVLFLTDYQAGHGMGNTKTKQFETLADVLSFAFWQTGQEDFQPSSTTK, from the coding sequence ATGAAAAACTACTCCTCTGCCATCAGGTCTTTCCTGTTATGTCTCTTCATAACCTCACAGCCATCCTTTGCCGGCGCAAAGGAGCTGCAGCAGCCGCCGAAGGCTGCTGAGATTGTGGTTGAGGAAACCATCTGCGATACAACGATTGCCGATCCGTTCCGCTATATGGAAAACCTCGAGAATCCCGTTGTCAAAGAATGGTTCCGCGGTCAGGCAACCTACGCTCAATCCATGCTGCAGCGCATTGCCGGACGGGAGGAACTGATCGAGAAGATGCAGGAGTTTGATCAGCGGAAAAAAGAGAAAGTCTACAATCTGACTATCAGCGAAAGCAACCGCTACTTCTATCTGAAACGCTCACCATCCGACGAAACCGGAAAACTTTTTTACCGTAACGGGTTCAAAGGAAAAGAACATCTGCTTTTTGATCCTGAAACCTATGCGTCAAAGCCTGAGATACGCTATTCTATCGGAAAAATCGCCCCATCAGATGATGGGGAAACAATTGTCTTCTCGGTTGCTGCCAACGGTTCGGAAAATGCAACACTCCTCATCATGGATGTGACAACCGCCGAGCTCTATCCCGAAAAAATTGAACGCTGCAGATTCGCTTCACCATCATGGCTCCCCGATGGGAGCGGCTTTCTGTACAACCGCATGCGATCCGGCGAAGTACGAAGCATGGATGTTCAGATGGACAGCAAAATCTATCTTCACACCATTGGCACCTCCCCGGTCAGCGACAGGGAGATTTTTTCACGAGCGACCAACCCGGACCTGCGCACGAGAAAAGAGGATATCCCCGGAATGCATTACGACAAAAACAGCGGCTGCCTGTTCGCCTTTGTTCACAACGTCGACCAGAGAATGACCGTCTATTATGCACCTGCAGATTCGCTCCGCTCATCATCCATCCCATGGAAACCGCTTTTCATGCCGGAAGACAATGTCTATGATTTTGAAATCACCGACAATGATCTTTACATCCTGACGCCACAGGACGCACCGAACTTCAAGGTCATCAGAACATCGCTTCATGAGCCCGACATCCGGCATGCGCAAACCGTGATCGCTGAAACACCCGATGCGGTTCTGACCGGATTTTCCCTGACCAGCGAAGGCATCTACTACTCACTTTCAAGAAACGGGGTCCAGGCGGAAGTCTATCGAAAGGATTTCAACGGAGAACACCATGAACGCCTCAAGCTGCCGTTTGCAGCAGGAACCGCAGCGGTCAGCACAAGAGGGTTCCGCTTCAAGGATGTCTGGGTGCTTGCAGCAGGCTGGGCCAACGACTACAAACGATACCGTTATGATGCCGACAGGAAACGCTTCATCAAGGAAACGCTCTCATCGACTGCCCGCTACCCGGAATACGATGATCTTGTCGTAGAGGAACTGATGATCCCCTCGCACGACGGTGTCGAGGTTCCGATCTCGCTCATCTACAAAAAAGGCCTGAAAAAAGATGGCACAAACCCCCTGCTCTTTTACGGGTATGGCGCCTATGGAAACGCCATCACCCCATTCTTCAGCCCTGCGTTTCTGCTGTGGACATACCATGGAGGAATTTTTGCAGTCGCTCATGTCCGCGGAGGGGGAGAACTTGGCGACCAATGGCACAAAGACGGCATGAAAACCACCAAAAGCAACACCTGGCTCGACCTGATCAGCCTCGCTGAATACAGCATCAGGCAAGGCTATAGCTCGCCTGAGCACATCGCTGTCAACAGCGCAAGCGCGGGAGGAATCCTCGTCGGACGGGCAATGACCCAACGGCCGGAGCTCTTTGCCGCCGTCATACCGCAGGTGGGCGCGATGAACCCGCTCCGGGGCGAAAACACACCAAACGGACCAGTCAACGCACCTGAATTCGGCACCGTCAACAATCCACGCGAATGCAGAGCACTGATCACTATGGATCCGTATCTCAACATTCGAAAAGGGATTGACTACCCTGCAGCGCTCATTACAGCAGGCATCAACGACCCGAGGGTTATCGCATGGCAGCCGGCCAAATTTGCCGCAAGACTGCAGGCCGCTACGACATCCGGCAAACCGGTACTCTTTCTGACAGACTACCAGGCCGGCCACGGCATGGGCAATACAAAGACAAAACAGTTCGAAACACTTGCCGATGTTCTCAGCTTCGCATTCTGGCAGACAGGCCAGGAGGATTTTCAGCCATCATCAACCACCAAATAA